In Xanthomonas theicola, a single genomic region encodes these proteins:
- a CDS encoding pyridoxal-phosphate dependent enzyme: MAIHSSVLDLIGNTPIVKASKLDAGVCELYLKLESANPGGSIKDRIGLSMIEAAERRGELAPGAVLVEGTAGNTGIGLALVAQQKGYKLILVVPDKMSREKIFNLKAMGAEVVLTRSDVAKGHPEYYQDLAARIAAETPGAYFINQFGNSDNPAAHEFGTGPEILRQMDGRLDAIVFGCGSSGTMTGLSCAFAAASPHTELVLADPVGSILTEYIEQGTVSKKSGSWLVEGIGEDFLPDISDFSRVKKAYSISDAESFHTARELLAKEGILGGSSTGTLLAAALKYCRAQTEPKRVLVFVCDTGNKYLSKMYNDYWMLDNGFLERPQHGDLRDLILRPYSQRDTVVVDPRDLLTTAYQRMKLYDVSQLPVMDGDQLVGIVDESDVLLHVYGDEARFRDPVSTAMVSKLDRLDVKSPIEALLPVFDRGQVAIVMNEGAFVGLITRIDLLNYLRRRVQ, encoded by the coding sequence ATGGCCATTCACTCCTCCGTACTCGACCTGATCGGCAACACCCCCATCGTCAAGGCCAGCAAGCTCGACGCGGGGGTATGCGAGCTGTACCTGAAGCTGGAGAGCGCCAACCCCGGTGGCTCGATCAAGGACCGCATCGGCCTGTCGATGATCGAGGCCGCCGAGCGCCGCGGCGAACTCGCGCCCGGCGCGGTGCTGGTCGAGGGCACCGCCGGCAATACCGGCATCGGCCTGGCCCTGGTCGCCCAGCAAAAGGGCTACAAGCTGATCCTGGTGGTGCCGGACAAGATGAGCCGGGAGAAGATCTTCAACCTCAAGGCGATGGGCGCCGAGGTGGTGCTGACCCGCTCGGACGTGGCCAAGGGCCATCCCGAGTACTACCAGGACCTGGCCGCGCGCATCGCCGCTGAAACCCCCGGGGCGTACTTCATCAACCAGTTCGGCAACTCCGACAACCCGGCCGCGCACGAGTTCGGCACCGGCCCGGAGATCCTGCGGCAGATGGATGGGCGCCTGGACGCGATCGTGTTCGGCTGCGGCAGCTCCGGCACCATGACTGGCCTGTCGTGCGCCTTCGCCGCCGCCTCGCCGCACACCGAACTGGTGCTGGCCGACCCGGTCGGCTCGATCCTGACCGAGTACATCGAGCAGGGCACGGTCAGCAAGAAGTCGGGCAGCTGGCTGGTGGAGGGCATCGGCGAGGACTTCCTGCCCGACATCTCCGATTTCTCGCGGGTCAAGAAGGCCTATTCGATCAGCGACGCGGAGAGTTTCCACACCGCGCGCGAACTGCTTGCCAAGGAGGGCATCCTCGGCGGCTCCTCGACCGGCACCCTGCTGGCCGCCGCGCTCAAATACTGCCGCGCGCAGACCGAGCCCAAGCGGGTGCTGGTGTTCGTCTGCGACACCGGCAACAAGTACCTGTCGAAGATGTACAACGACTACTGGATGCTGGACAACGGCTTCCTGGAGCGCCCGCAGCACGGCGACCTGCGCGACCTGATCCTGCGCCCGTACAGCCAGCGCGACACTGTGGTGGTAGACCCGCGCGACCTGCTGACCACCGCCTACCAGCGCATGAAGCTGTACGACGTGTCGCAGCTGCCGGTGATGGATGGCGACCAACTGGTCGGCATCGTCGACGAAAGCGACGTCTTGTTGCACGTCTATGGCGACGAAGCGCGGTTCCGCGACCCGGTTTCCACGGCCATGGTCAGCAAGCTCGACCGGCTGGACGTGAAATCGCCGATCGAAGCGCTGCTGCCGGTGTTCGACCGCGGCCAGGTCGCCATCGTCATGAACGAGGGCGCGTTTGTGGGCCTGATCACCCGCATCGACCTGCTCAACTACCTGCGCCGGCGCGTGCAGTGA
- the maiA gene encoding maleylacetoacetate isomerase — MEEALHLYTYWRSSAAYRVRIGLNLKGLAYQALPVHLLRDGGQQHSPEYARLNPQELVPILCHDGQPLRQSLAILEYLDERWPEPPLLPDAAIDRARVRGLAQLIACDIHPLNNLRVGRFFESVWNVPQSEREEWMLHWLVLGFDALEQLLAESPDTGTYCHGGQPGLADCCLVPQVFNARRFGVDMQAYPTLTRLERACLALPAFDAARPERQPDAQG; from the coding sequence GTGGAAGAGGCGTTGCATTTGTACACCTACTGGCGTTCCAGCGCGGCCTATCGCGTGCGCATCGGCCTGAATCTGAAGGGACTGGCCTACCAGGCGCTGCCGGTGCACCTGCTGCGCGACGGCGGCCAGCAGCATTCGCCGGAGTACGCGCGGCTCAATCCGCAGGAACTGGTGCCGATCCTGTGCCACGACGGCCAGCCGCTCCGCCAATCGCTGGCGATCCTGGAATACCTGGACGAACGCTGGCCTGAGCCGCCGCTGCTGCCCGACGCGGCGATCGACCGCGCGCGGGTGCGCGGGCTTGCGCAGCTGATCGCCTGCGACATCCATCCGCTCAACAATCTGCGCGTGGGCCGGTTCTTCGAGAGCGTATGGAACGTGCCGCAGTCCGAGCGCGAAGAGTGGATGCTGCACTGGCTCGTGCTGGGGTTCGATGCGCTGGAGCAACTGCTCGCCGAATCGCCCGATACCGGCACCTACTGCCACGGCGGGCAGCCTGGGCTGGCCGATTGCTGTTTGGTGCCGCAGGTGTTCAACGCGCGCCGCTTCGGGGTGGACATGCAGGCGTATCCGACCCTGACCCGGCTCGAGCGGGCCTGCCTGGCGCTGCCGGCGTTCGACGCGGCGCGCCCGGAGCGGCAGCCGGACGCGCAGGGCTGA
- a CDS encoding DUF4398 domain-containing protein, translating to MKPSFAQIRCPQYVMACALALFASPAAFAQVASPELLAAQQAVQRAIQADADQYAPDLIANARQGLEQAQLAALDRRQRKAAPQLAQRVAADADLARARSEEAVANAQLQQRKAEVAELQRSLNTGEGSP from the coding sequence ATGAAACCTAGCTTCGCACAAATCCGTTGCCCGCAGTACGTGATGGCGTGCGCATTGGCGCTGTTTGCCTCGCCCGCCGCGTTTGCACAGGTCGCCTCGCCGGAATTGCTGGCCGCGCAGCAGGCGGTGCAGCGCGCGATCCAGGCCGATGCCGACCAGTACGCGCCCGATCTGATCGCCAATGCCCGCCAGGGCCTGGAGCAGGCTCAGTTGGCGGCGCTGGACCGCCGCCAGCGCAAGGCCGCGCCGCAGCTGGCGCAGCGCGTGGCGGCCGATGCCGATCTGGCGCGGGCGCGCAGCGAGGAGGCGGTGGCGAACGCGCAACTGCAGCAGCGCAAGGCCGAGGTGGCCGAGCTGCAGCGCAGCCTGAACACCGGGGAGGGAAGTCCATGA
- a CDS encoding phasin family protein, which produces MSAQFNDKFSPYTEHFAATAARANRLALESAESVFGVQLKTFEKNVAATTGFLGELTEARDLDSVQSLWPKGLQIARDNFERLATAGQEAFGLGLKTSEAIGQLAKRQFEATSDQTAPKAKTR; this is translated from the coding sequence ATGTCCGCTCAATTCAACGACAAGTTCAGTCCCTACACCGAGCACTTCGCCGCCACCGCCGCGCGCGCCAATCGCCTGGCGCTGGAAAGCGCCGAGAGCGTATTCGGCGTGCAGTTGAAGACCTTCGAGAAGAACGTGGCCGCGACCACCGGTTTCCTCGGCGAACTCACCGAAGCGCGCGACCTGGACAGTGTGCAGTCGTTGTGGCCGAAGGGCCTGCAGATCGCCCGCGACAACTTCGAGCGGCTGGCCACGGCCGGTCAAGAAGCATTTGGGCTGGGCCTGAAGACGTCCGAGGCCATCGGCCAACTCGCCAAGCGCCAGTTCGAGGCGACCAGCGACCAGACCGCGCCGAAAGCCAAGACCAGATAA
- a CDS encoding OmpA family protein, with protein MSRCLGRAGLLAALLALVVPAAASAAEDPQLAVLNQRLVALQADPLSADVAAYERLQAQQAVAALAAAKRKEQDDARYLAERRVEIAEIAARAALARRQVDQLDKTRSDLLVEASRREAARARQEAERLRVQAQIQAEEAESLRQAAEAEQLARQDAEQALTSVAGQQTAKLSAAQQKSAKLAREEAELVAGAKLPASRFEPRGEVFTVAGGAFAAGKAALSADAAGQAKALAQYLQIGAKGRVRIEAYDADAGVAQKRADVLRDALVGGGVAAARLQAVGKQAPATKARAAQVVIAP; from the coding sequence ATGAGCCGCTGCCTGGGCAGGGCCGGCCTGCTGGCCGCGTTGCTGGCGCTGGTCGTGCCGGCGGCGGCGTCGGCTGCCGAGGATCCGCAACTGGCGGTGCTGAACCAGCGCCTGGTCGCGCTGCAGGCCGATCCGCTGAGCGCCGATGTGGCCGCCTACGAGCGCTTGCAGGCGCAGCAGGCGGTCGCCGCGTTGGCCGCGGCCAAGCGCAAGGAACAGGACGATGCGCGCTATCTCGCCGAGCGCCGGGTCGAGATCGCCGAGATCGCCGCGCGCGCCGCCCTGGCGCGGCGCCAGGTCGACCAACTGGACAAGACCCGCAGCGACCTGCTGGTCGAAGCCAGCCGGCGTGAAGCCGCACGTGCGCGCCAGGAAGCCGAGCGGCTGCGGGTGCAGGCGCAGATCCAGGCCGAGGAGGCCGAAAGCCTGCGTCAGGCGGCCGAGGCCGAACAGCTGGCGCGGCAGGACGCCGAGCAGGCCCTGACCAGCGTGGCCGGGCAGCAGACCGCCAAGCTCAGCGCCGCGCAGCAGAAGTCGGCCAAGCTGGCCCGCGAGGAGGCCGAACTGGTCGCCGGGGCCAAGCTGCCGGCGTCGCGCTTCGAGCCGCGCGGGGAGGTCTTCACCGTCGCCGGCGGTGCCTTCGCCGCGGGCAAGGCGGCGTTGTCGGCCGATGCCGCGGGGCAGGCCAAGGCGCTGGCGCAGTACCTGCAGATCGGCGCCAAGGGACGGGTGCGGATCGAGGCCTACGATGCCGATGCCGGCGTGGCGCAGAAACGCGCCGATGTGCTGCGCGACGCCCTGGTCGGCGGCGGCGTCGCCGCCGCACGGCTGCAGGCGGTCGGCAAGCAGGCGCCGGCGACCAAGGCCCGTGCCGCCCAGGTGGTGATCGCGCCCTGA
- a CDS encoding YdcH family protein produces the protein MFEGQPQTEIDALIKSDPEFKQLYQRHKTLDKKCMDAELGVLPIDDLTLSQMKREKLAAKEKLQRLYDEQQKLH, from the coding sequence ATGTTCGAAGGGCAACCGCAGACCGAAATCGACGCGCTGATCAAGTCCGATCCCGAGTTCAAGCAGCTCTACCAACGCCACAAGACCTTGGACAAGAAGTGCATGGACGCCGAACTCGGCGTGCTGCCGATCGACGATCTCACCCTGTCCCAGATGAAGCGGGAAAAGCTCGCGGCCAAGGAAAAACTGCAGCGGCTCTACGACGAGCAGCAAAAGCTTCACTGA
- a CDS encoding fumarylacetoacetate hydrolase family protein, producing MKLGSLKEGGRDGSLIVVSRDLTRAVRATGIAATLQRALEDWSNLAPRLNALFESLNDGSADGQFDLDIAALAAPLPRAYEFLDGSAYLPHVERVRRARGAEVPDSFYTDPLMYQAVSAGFYGPRDAVKVVSEDHGIDLEAEIVVITDDVPMAVGAEQAAAHIQLVGLVNDVSLRNLIPAELAKGFGFVQSKPRSALAPVFVTPGELGQAWRGSKLHLPLLTHVNGAWFGAPEAGEDMQFDFAQLVAHAARTRPLAAGTVIGSGTIANQDTARGASCFAELRVVETLRDGQPSTPYMKFGDVVRIEMRDRDGMSIFGAIEQRIEQASSP from the coding sequence ATGAAGCTAGGTTCCCTGAAGGAAGGCGGCCGCGACGGCAGCTTGATCGTCGTTTCCCGCGATCTGACCCGCGCGGTGCGCGCCACCGGCATCGCCGCGACCCTGCAGCGCGCGCTGGAGGACTGGAGCAATCTCGCGCCGCGCCTGAACGCGCTGTTCGAGTCGCTCAACGACGGCAGCGCCGACGGCCAGTTCGACCTGGACATCGCCGCGCTGGCCGCGCCGCTGCCGCGCGCCTACGAATTCCTCGACGGCAGCGCCTACCTGCCGCACGTGGAGCGGGTGCGGCGCGCGCGCGGCGCCGAGGTGCCGGACAGCTTCTACACCGATCCGCTGATGTACCAGGCGGTCAGCGCCGGCTTCTACGGCCCGCGCGATGCGGTCAAGGTGGTCAGCGAGGACCACGGCATCGACCTGGAGGCGGAGATCGTGGTGATCACCGACGATGTGCCGATGGCGGTCGGCGCCGAGCAGGCGGCCGCGCACATCCAATTGGTCGGACTGGTCAACGACGTGTCGCTGCGCAACCTGATCCCGGCCGAACTGGCCAAGGGCTTCGGCTTCGTGCAGTCCAAGCCGCGCTCGGCGCTGGCGCCGGTGTTCGTGACTCCCGGCGAGCTGGGCCAGGCCTGGCGCGGCAGCAAGCTGCACCTGCCGCTGCTGACCCATGTCAACGGCGCCTGGTTCGGTGCGCCGGAGGCCGGCGAGGACATGCAGTTCGACTTCGCGCAGCTGGTCGCGCACGCGGCCAGGACCCGGCCGCTGGCGGCGGGCACGGTGATCGGGTCGGGCACCATCGCCAACCAGGACACCGCGCGCGGCGCCTCCTGCTTCGCCGAGCTGCGCGTGGTCGAGACGCTGCGCGACGGCCAGCCGAGCACGCCGTACATGAAATTCGGCGACGTGGTGCGGATCGAGATGCGGGATCGTGACGGGATGAGCATCTTCGGCGCGATCGAGCAACGCATCGAACAGGCATCGTCGCCCTGA
- a CDS encoding DEAD/DEAH box helicase has protein sequence MSFESLGLAPFLLRALAEQGYETPTPIQLQAIPLALQGHDLMAGAQTGTGKTAAFGLPLLQHLGTTPQPVGPGPRKPRALILTPTRELATQVHDSLRGYSKYLRIPSTTIYGGVGMGNQLDALRRGVDLLIACPGRLLDHLERRSVDLSGIEILVLDEADRMLDMGFLPSIKRILAKLPKQNRQTLLFSATFEEGIKQLAREFMHDPQEIQATPSNTVADTITHRVHPVDGTRKRELLLHLLAADSRKQTLVFARTKHGADKLTMFLDKSGLKAAAIHGNKSQGQRLRALSDFKAGRITVLVATDIAARGIDIDQLPKVINYDLPMVAEDYVHRIGRTGRNGSQGEAVSLVAQDEAKLLRAIARMLKRDMDIRDVPGFEPVTPIRWGNNNPADERPGGQRPPRKGSHARRPHGDAPSHAHAGPKKPGGSQPNGGRRQAQERRQGNGGSRRPSATR, from the coding sequence ATGTCGTTCGAATCCCTGGGCCTGGCGCCCTTCCTGCTGCGTGCATTGGCCGAGCAGGGCTACGAAACCCCCACCCCGATCCAGTTGCAGGCGATCCCGCTGGCGCTGCAGGGCCACGACCTGATGGCCGGCGCGCAGACCGGCACCGGCAAGACCGCCGCGTTCGGCCTGCCGCTGCTGCAGCACCTGGGCACCACGCCGCAGCCGGTCGGCCCCGGCCCGCGCAAGCCGCGCGCGCTGATCCTGACCCCGACCCGCGAGCTGGCCACCCAGGTGCACGACAGCCTGCGCGGCTACAGCAAGTACCTGCGCATCCCCAGCACCACCATCTACGGCGGCGTCGGCATGGGCAACCAGCTCGACGCACTGCGCCGCGGCGTGGACCTGCTGATCGCCTGCCCGGGCCGCCTGCTCGATCACCTCGAGCGCCGCAGCGTGGACCTGTCGGGCATCGAGATCCTGGTGCTGGACGAGGCCGACCGCATGCTCGACATGGGCTTCCTGCCCTCGATCAAGCGCATCCTGGCCAAGCTGCCCAAGCAGAACCGGCAGACCCTGCTGTTCTCGGCCACCTTCGAGGAAGGCATCAAGCAGCTGGCCCGCGAGTTCATGCACGACCCGCAGGAAATCCAGGCCACGCCGAGCAACACCGTCGCCGACACCATCACCCACCGCGTGCACCCGGTCGACGGCACGCGCAAGCGCGAACTGCTGCTGCACCTGCTGGCCGCCGATTCGCGCAAGCAGACCCTGGTGTTCGCGCGCACCAAGCACGGCGCCGACAAGCTGACCATGTTCCTGGACAAGTCCGGGCTGAAGGCCGCCGCGATCCACGGCAACAAGAGCCAGGGCCAGCGCCTGCGCGCGCTGAGCGATTTCAAGGCCGGCCGCATCACGGTGCTGGTGGCGACCGACATCGCCGCGCGCGGCATCGACATCGACCAGTTGCCGAAGGTCATCAACTACGACCTGCCGATGGTCGCAGAGGACTACGTGCACCGCATCGGCCGCACTGGCCGCAACGGCTCGCAGGGCGAGGCGGTGTCGCTGGTGGCGCAGGACGAGGCCAAGCTGCTGCGCGCGATCGCACGCATGCTCAAGCGCGACATGGACATCCGCGACGTGCCGGGCTTCGAGCCGGTCACACCGATCCGCTGGGGCAACAACAATCCGGCCGACGAGCGTCCGGGCGGGCAGCGTCCGCCGCGCAAGGGCAGCCACGCGCGCCGCCCGCACGGCGATGCGCCGTCGCATGCGCATGCCGGCCCGAAGAAACCGGGCGGCAGCCAGCCCAACGGCGGACGCCGCCAGGCCCAGGAACGCCGCCAGGGCAACGGCGGCAGCCGCCGGCCCAGCGCCACGCGCTGA
- the queD gene encoding 6-carboxytetrahydropterin synthase QueD has protein sequence MDIFKVFTLEAAHRLPNVPPGHKCARLHGHSFRIELHVSGEPGAETGWVMDFGDIKTAFRPIYDSLDHHYLNDIDGLENPTSERLAVWIWERLKPALPLLSEVVIHETCMSGCRYRGPDA, from the coding sequence ATGGATATCTTCAAAGTCTTCACCCTGGAGGCGGCGCACCGGCTGCCCAACGTCCCACCCGGCCACAAGTGCGCGCGGCTGCATGGGCATTCGTTCCGGATCGAACTGCATGTCAGCGGCGAGCCTGGCGCCGAGACCGGCTGGGTCATGGACTTCGGCGACATCAAGACCGCGTTCCGGCCTATCTACGACAGCCTCGACCACCACTATCTCAACGACATCGATGGGCTGGAGAACCCGACCAGCGAACGCCTGGCGGTATGGATTTGGGAACGGCTCAAGCCGGCATTGCCGCTGCTGAGCGAGGTGGTGATCCACGAGACCTGCATGTCCGGCTGCCGCTATCGCGGCCCGGACGCCTGA
- a CDS encoding PilT/PilU family type 4a pilus ATPase, whose translation MDIGYFLKLMTEKNASDMFLTTGAPVYIKIEGKLYPLGATGLPPGMVKKIAYSLMDEGQVPQFERDLELNMAIALQDAGRFRVNVFKQRGEVGMVIRAIRSKIPSIEELHLPQVLKDVIMTPRGLVLVVGSTGSGKSTSLASMIDHRNSTTTGHILTIEDPIEYLHKHKLSIVNQREVGLDTHAFHNALKNAMREAPDVILIGEILDATTMEAAIAFAETGHLCLATLHSNNADQTIERILNFFPESAHKNVLMNLALNLRAVISQRLVKDSNGRRRPATEVLLNTPMIRDLLRRGQVHEIKAAMEESLEEGMETFDQCLFRMVKQGQIEQEQALRAADSRDGLALKFRLSEGASGEHDPYADYDTGNSGGASSPRITHGFG comes from the coding sequence ATGGATATCGGCTACTTCCTGAAGCTGATGACCGAAAAGAACGCCTCGGACATGTTCCTGACCACGGGAGCACCGGTCTATATCAAGATCGAAGGCAAGCTGTATCCGCTCGGCGCCACCGGCCTGCCGCCGGGCATGGTCAAGAAGATCGCCTATTCGCTGATGGACGAAGGTCAGGTGCCGCAGTTCGAGCGCGATCTGGAACTGAACATGGCCATCGCGCTGCAGGACGCGGGGCGCTTCCGGGTCAACGTGTTCAAGCAGCGCGGCGAGGTCGGCATGGTGATCCGCGCGATCCGCAGCAAGATCCCCAGCATCGAGGAACTGCACCTGCCGCAGGTGCTGAAGGACGTGATCATGACCCCGCGCGGGCTGGTCCTGGTGGTCGGCTCGACCGGCTCCGGCAAGTCCACCTCGTTGGCGTCGATGATCGACCACCGCAACAGCACCACCACCGGGCACATCCTCACCATCGAGGACCCGATCGAGTACCTGCACAAGCACAAGTTGTCGATCGTCAACCAGCGTGAGGTCGGCCTGGACACCCACGCCTTCCACAACGCGCTGAAGAACGCGATGCGCGAGGCGCCGGACGTGATCCTGATCGGCGAGATCCTGGACGCGACGACGATGGAGGCGGCGATCGCCTTCGCCGAGACCGGCCACCTGTGCCTGGCCACGCTGCACTCCAACAACGCCGACCAGACCATCGAGCGCATCCTCAACTTCTTCCCGGAAAGCGCGCACAAGAACGTGCTGATGAACCTGGCGCTGAACCTGCGCGCGGTGATCTCGCAGCGCCTGGTCAAGGACAGCAACGGGCGCCGCCGCCCGGCCACCGAAGTGCTGCTGAACACGCCGATGATCCGCGACCTGCTGCGCCGCGGCCAGGTGCACGAGATCAAGGCGGCGATGGAAGAGTCGCTGGAGGAAGGCATGGAGACCTTCGACCAGTGCCTGTTCCGGATGGTCAAGCAGGGCCAGATCGAGCAGGAGCAAGCGCTGCGCGCGGCCGACTCGCGCGACGGCCTGGCCCTGAAGTTCCGCCTGTCCGAAGGCGCCAGCGGCGAACACGACCCCTACGCCGACTACGACACCGGCAACAGCGGCGGCGCCAGTTCGCCGCGGATCACCCACGGCTTCGGTTGA
- a CDS encoding transposase family protein, with the protein MIDLEPAPGAQRHCMGCGQTVTAIDDRTMRRIGELPVFGDPVELHVPRLRLACPPVSGACYGWCGRTIVRTGLLPVP; encoded by the coding sequence GTGATCGACCTGGAGCCGGCGCCGGGTGCGCAACGGCACTGCATGGGCTGCGGGCAGACGGTGACAGCGATTGATGACCGCACGATGCGGCGCATCGGCGAGTTGCCGGTATTCGGCGATCCGGTGGAGTTGCATGTGCCGCGTCTGCGCCTGGCTTGCCCGCCCGTGTCAGGCGCGTGCTACGGCTGGTGCGGACGAACAATTGTTCGTACAGGTCTTCTTCCAGTTCCTTGA